The sequence CCAAACGTCGACTACCGAGGCCATGTAGCTCCACAGCAGGCTCTGAAAATTATCGCAGAGGGCAGTCTGTTCCTTTCTACATCTGACGGAGAAGGATTTCCTAGTGTATTTTTAGAATCCTGGGGAGCTGGAACCCCCGTGGTGAGTATTCAGATCGATCCTGACCACAAGATTCGGGATTGTGGGCTAGGAATGGTGACTGATACAGTTGAGGGAACGATTGAGGCCGTGCGTTCTTTTATGGCCTCGCCTGAGCAGTGCCAAGATATGGGTGTGAGAGCCAGGCGCCATGTCGAAGAAGTTCATAGTCCGGTGGCAGCAGTGCGTGCGTTTGAAACTGCTATTGCTGCTATGTCCGGTTTGAGGAGGAAAAGGTGGATGCAAGAGGAGAGCCATTCACACCAGTAAATCCTGAAAAATGTTCCTTTTGGGTCGCTCAAAGTCGCTCGCGCGATGAAGTTCGGGATCGCCTCTCCTGCTAGCATTGTCCTGAAACAGATGCTTAACCTAACCATCCGTTTAAACGGGTAGAACACAACTCGTGACGCTATGTCGTAAGTACAATACAGGAGTGTTTATTGGATTTGTTTATGCCAATTAATCTTGAGTCTTTGGCTAGGCCGGTGGTGAAGGCACTAATAAGTTATCGCTACCATCACCATCACAGGACGGTGGCGAAGAGAATATTGAATGTTCTAGAGAAGGTGAAGGGGCCCTTGCCGCAGACCGTCGTGAGGCAATGCGATGACTATGCGGGAGATGTTTTCGGGAACCGCCACTTCGCGGTATGGCTTTATGTATATTCTGCTGTAGCTGGATGCTTTAAGGAGGGGTGGATCCCTGATAACTACTATGGTTCCGTTGTAGTCCCAAAACTTAAGGGTGTTTACGGAAAAGTATCGTGTCTCAAATCGTTGCACTCTACGATCTTTTCGCATGATAGCTTTCCTGACATCTTGTCGTACGCGAATGGCCTGTTTCTTGACACCCAATATCGGGTACTTCATCCCGATTCTATCAAGGACAAGCTTTTCCTCGGTCGCAAAAAAGTCGTGTTTAAACTCGACAGTTCAGAACAAGGGAAGGGAGTTTTCTTTTTCAATCGGGAGTCGTTTGACCTTGATTTGGTCTATAAGCTTGGTAACGGATTATTCCAGGAATGTATTAAGCAACACGAGGTGTTTCAGGAGTTTGCGAAGGAATCAGTTGCAACACTCAGAATGACCACTGTAATGGCAGATGACGGAACAGCCTCGCTGAGGGCATGTTACTTGAGACTAGGGACTGGCGCTGACACTCACGTTCAGTCCCAAAGTAGCATGAGAATACCGATAGACATTAAAAGTGGAGCCTTCAGTGAGGTAGGCTTCACTCCAGATTGGTTAGAAGTTGACCATCACCCGACCAGCAAGGTGAAGTTTCAGGGGAAGGTCGTTCCCCGGTACGATGAGAGTCTTAAGCTGGTGACGAGTCTTCATAGGAGAGTACCCTATGCACGATGTATTGGCTGGGACGTTACTCTTAATGATGAAGCGAATGTGAAGATTATGGAATGGAATGCGGAACACAATGGCATTAAGTTTACTGAAGCTACCCAAGGTCCATGTTTTTCTGATTTAAATTGGGAACGACTTAAGGATTGATTGGCATCGTAGAAAGCCTTTCCGAGCATCGCTATCAGCACCATATTCGTAAGCTCCTGTGCCGTTCCCAATTCCTGGACACAGTTATATCATATTCAACTCGACCGAGGGATTGCGCTGCTCGGTGATCATCGTTCCTCGGCTCACGGTGTGCGTCATCTTGTGAGGGCCACCCAACAAGAGGCTCCAACCCTCGACTCACCTGGGTTGGTGAACGGGACCCATTCTGCTCCACGAGTCACGGCTCATCATAGAGACGCAGCCAGTCACGGAAGGGAGAGGTGGCTCCACTTCTGCGGTGTGCGTCTGCGCAGCCCACTGCTGCATACGCGCACACGGCAGGACGCCACTTATGAGCGGACAGAAACTGTCCAAACAAGCAGAGCCACCTCTTAGGGTACTTTATTGAAGCCGTGTGAACATTACCGAACCCCTATTGCAGATTTGTATTAATCTGCCTAAGGCGGCTCAAAACCTCATCCGCAAGAAGTGTAGAAAATACCTCAGCCCCACTCGCGTTTAAATGAGCTCCATCTTTGTACAGGTCAGTCCGCCCAGCGAAGAGTTCGAGAGTCCGTTCTGTAAGGTCGAGAAACTCAACTCCTTCGTGGGACTGTTGCAAGCGAGAAAGTTGCTTCGACCAAGCGGCCAAAGCCGCAGGATCTTCCCGAAGTCGTGGGCTATGGAATAAGATAAGTCGTGTTCCAGTCATCCTGCAATAACGGGCAATTTCCGTCAGATAGCTAAGCTTCAGTTCCCAAAAGGGAACGGCAAACTCGCTCACAATCTTATGAGCGTCGCCAGGCAGAATTGAACCATTTCCGAGCCCGCCCTGTAGTCCGACGTATCCATCGGATGGATCATCAGACCCCATAGCCAGAACCTTGGCGATTTGAAGAACTTTTCCGTTGAATCGATAAGAAGATGAAAAGTACTTTAACCACTCATATTTCCCGCGCATCAAGAGTATACTTCGAATGCGTTGACTTTCCCAGAAGTAGCCAGAAAAGATGCTCGTTCTATCAAGTTCTTGTTTGGAATGGGCAAAAGATGTGGGGTCCACATGAAGAAGAATCGCTTTCGGTGGAGCATGGGATTGCATCCAGATATCAAGTAACATGATCGCATAAAGAAAGTCCTGACCATCGACTCCCGCATTGAATACCGAGGCGGACAGTTTTTCTTGCAGAATGGCGGGGACTACATGGTGTCTAGCTCTTGATGAACCCAGTACAAGCACATCGGAATTCTGCCGAAGTGCGCCGTTGATGACTCCACCTCTGTCCCCGGAAACCGTGTGCAAATAAAGTCGATTCAACATGAAACCAATGAGCTGATCAAGTCCGATAACTAGGAGAATCACCAACAAAGATCGCTTCATAGACATCTCAAGATAAAGAACGATAACCTTTTGCCTGAATCCTTTCCCGTTTCATGCTCCCCATGAGCCGATTGGTGGCTCCATGCTCCCACCAACTACCCTTCCAGGTTGGAAGCTCTCGCCAAATTAGAACTGGAAGTAAATGAACTGCGACCCACTTTCCATGCCAAAAATGACTATTGCAAAAAAAAGACCCACTGCATATGCCGTTCTGAAACTCAAGCTAAAAGAACTTGTGTTGTCCCAGTAATCTATTTTTCGATTAACCCAGTCTAGAGCAAGAAGCAGCCCTGTCACGAACATCGCCTGCGGAAAGTTGGTAGGTGCCCGGAATAACGGCCCATGATCGAGCGCGATCTTTTTAATAATCAGCATTGCAGTTGCTATGTTCTCGGCTCTGAAGAATACCCAGGCTAATAAGACAAGGTGGAAGGTTAGAATCAGCTTAAAAAATTGGACTAGCGGGTATGACTTGAACTGATGTTTCTCTGCTGATTGACAACGGGTATCGCAGCCTATTAGGCGATAGGCAATCACGTATAGGCCGTGCAGCCCTCCCCAAATCACGAACGTCCAGCTTGCACCATGCCAGAATCCGCTCAATAGGAATACAGCCAAGAGGTTGAAAATGTTCTTGGACGGTGAGACTCGATTCCCTCCCATCGGAATGTAAACATAGTCCCTGAACCACGTAGAAAGAGATATGTGCCAACGCGACCAAAACTCAGGGATAGACTTTGAGAAATACGGCGTCTCGAAATTTTTCATCAGCTCGATGCCGTAGATGTGTGAGACGCCCCGTGCGATATCAGAATATCCAGAAAAATCAGAATAGATTTGAAAGGCAAAAAAGTACGTTGCAAACAAGAGGCTTGTGCCGGTGTGAAGACTACTTGAGTTATAGACGGTATCAACATATAGCGCTAGGTTATCCGCTACAACCACTTTTTTGAATAATCCCCAAAGTATTAGTGAAAGACCATCTCCAAAATGCGACCAGTCAAAATGCTTTCGCTCGTGGAACTGATGCAGCATGTTCTGAGGGCGCTCGATGGGCCCTGCAACCAGTTGCGGGAAGTACATGACGTAGAGGGAATATATCCCGAAGTGCCGCTCAGCGCGCTGCCTACCATGATAGACCTCAAGAACATAACTAAGGCTCTGAAATGTGTGAAAGGAAAGACCAATCGGCAAGATTATTTGGAGTGATTCAATTGGGTAATTCCAGTTGATCGTTTTGGCTAGAATGGCGATATTTTGATTGAAGAAGTTGAAATACTTAAAGACAAATAGTATCCCGCAGACTGAGGCAATACTCATCTGCAGGTATAGTGTTTTCTTATGAGAATCTTCGGTGTTTTCGATCCAAATAGCTGCAAAATAATCAATGATGATTGCGGTGAACAGAATTAGAATGTAGATTGGAACAAACGCCATGTAGAAAAAGCAACTCGCTGCCAGCAATAGCAGCCAGCGGAATCGATGTGGCAAGGCAAAATACATGCCTGTCACGACGACGAAAAACAGGATGAAATCAATTGAATTGAAAAGCATATCTAGGCTAAATCAGGTGTGGTGGCTTCGGTTGTTTGGACGGTGTTTGTCAGTTCATTAAGTGGCACCTGACAGTTTGCGCCTACGCGGCAGTAGGGCATGCAGGCTGATTTTTCCAGCACACGCGATCGGGTGCGTGTTCGTCAAGCGCGCAATGCGGTGGGATCTGATTGTGGAAGGTCAGATACCATGCCAGCCTCTCTTGGGCCTCGTGAACGGTCTCGTAGGCATAGAGAGAGGCCTCTTTATATTTGAGACTCCGCCACAGCCGTTCCACAAACACATTGTCCCGCCAGCGCCTGGTCCCATCCATACTAATCTGAATCTCCTAGTTTTTTGAGAACCTCAGTGAATTGCTGGCTGGTGAACTGGCAGCCTTGATCGGTATCGAAGATCTCTGAAGGACCATGCCGGGTAACAGTCTCCCGGACCCTCCAGGTCATGCCGCAGCCAGATGCGCCGAACCCCAGCGGGCGAGATAGCCAGTGCCTGCTTGCCCAGTTCGTTCACGATGCGAGTTTTCCCTCAGGCCGGTTGCGCCAAGGCCAGCTGGACGATCACCTCTTCCACCTCGGGGGTGATCCGATTCTTCAGGAGCGGTTCCTGTCGTGAAATCTCTTGCAGGGTGCTTCACCGCCGGTCTCGTAGAGCCGGACTGTCAGATTAATTTCTAGCTTATCACAGATACCTCATCCGCAACATGCGATAGATCGCCGTGATGCCCATCCGCCGGATCAACGTCGGGACCTGTCGTCTCCCGATGGCGTGGCCAGCCTGCCGTAGCAATCCCGTAGCATGCGAGCGCTACTGCAGATGGAGTTCGTCAATCTGGCGCATGCGTGTCAGCGTTGTGTTGGAGACGGGCCTCGGTTAGTAGTACACTGTCGAGCGAGCCAGCTGCAATAGTTGGCATTGTCGCACAACCGGTAACGAGTGCGTGCGGTCAATCATCGCTTTACCCTCAGCAAGCGCGCCTTCTCAACAACCATGCCCTATCATCAGTTGTCCAATCTTCGCGTGCAGAGTTTTGAGATCCCGGGCCTCCGACGGCGGTTTCGGCCCGCCAAAACACGTCTGCGGCCTGGGCCAGGAGCTGCTGCTTCCGTTCGGTGATCTGGGTGGGATGTACCCTGAACTGCTCGGCCAAGCCGGCGACCGTCTTGTTCCCTTTGACTGTGGCTAAGTCCACTTGGGCGTTAAAAGGTGGCTCCGTGATTCCGCCTCGTCCGTCTCATTGCCTCGCTCCTTTCTGTCACCACCTCGTGGTGGTTTTGGTAACGCCAGGCGACCTCTGTCAATACTGTCCGAATTTCCGAAGCCCCCGCTTTTCTTGCGGGCGCCGATTCAGTAGACTCAACATGTCCTTGCCCAAAACTGTGGTTATTGGATAGACTCAAGCTCGTCAAAGATCAGACGATATATTATACGCACCCTTGACTCACCACTCCAATGGCTGACGATTTCGCAGACAAGTGAAGGAGTGTTATGGCCACAAATCCAGACGACCATTCCGTATTTAGGCCGGAACGCCTCAATCCGCTGTCCCTATTCCACCGGCCAACGTATCGAGGTACTGATGGGGTCTGGCGCGATAATCTCAAGACAAGTGCGCAATGCGAACAACAGTTAACCTGGGACTTAGGTGCCTTGCTTTCCACCATGTCTCTTGGATATGCGCTTGGAAATCGCACGCTTTTTCGAGAATTGAGCCGTCGCCCCTGGTTAGCTGATGAAACTCAGACTGGAGACTTTCAAGAACAGCCCATTCCGCCTCATGGGCGCGAGTGGGCATTCCCCGAAAAGATCGCCGAACGTTTGTATGAATTGTTGCAATTGGAACTTGAGCAAACCTGTCACGGGTATCAGAAGCTGGTGCTGCTTTTATCGGGTGGTCTTGACAGTCGCATTGTAGCAGGAGTGGTGCGACACCTTCTGGACCAAGGACGGATCAAGGGGCAAGTCACTGCCGTGACCTGGGGCATGTTGAATTCTCGTGATGTGGTGTTAGGCCGCGAGGTCGCAGAGGCCTTGAAATTTGATTGGCAACATGTGGAATTGGGTTTCGAACATCTGGAGGAGAATATCGAGCTGTGTCGCCAACAGCTTTGTGCTTCAGTTTCACCGATTCATTTACATCGCATGAAATTTATTATGGAAAGCTTTGTTTCCGACACAATGGTGTTGGCCGGGAGTTATGGAGATTCGATTGGACGCGGTGAGTACTCAGGGCGAACGTTGCTGGAGTTACTCCCATTGCGACCTTTCAATTTTTTGGGATTGATGCGGCCAGAACTTGCTCAACAAGCCAGGACCGAATGTGAGCGTGACCTGGAGTACCTACGCCAGCGAGCCGGCAGTCAGCCCGAATATGTCCACTTAGAACATCAGCAGCAAGGCCATTACATGCGTGGTTTGATTGGGCAAGCAATGAGTATGATCCATCACCATGCACCTGTCTATCAGGCTTTCACGCATCCCAACGTCTATTCCTACATGTGGTCAGTTCATCCTGCGGCACGAACCGACGATGTCTATCGATGCCTGTTGAGAATCCTTGGCCGGAAGGTTGCCTCTATACCGTGGGCTCGAACCAACGTCGCCCTGGATGGCAGCCGAAAGGATTGCCCCACCACGCTCCCAAACTTCCACGACTATCAGGATTGGACCCGTAGGCTGGTTGAGCGGCAATTGGGATCCTATGGCCGCGAAAGATTTATCACTGAATTCATGATTCTTGACTTCCTCGATCATAACAAGTTCATGGAGTTTGTGGACCGTCTGATCAATCCTGACATAAGCTTTAAGGCATTGGGGAATGCTCCGATAGGAGTCTTCCTCTGGTTGGAGAGTCTGCGGCGGGTCGCCACAGACCTACAACCTATCTTGCGCAGGACGGTATCGATTACAGAAGAAAGTAGAAGATCAGCGAAACGGGTTGCACGGCTAGATCGAACTCGTATCAGAACTTTTGTGAGTTCCTTTCCCAGCATTCGTAATGCGACAAGGAAACTGCGCCGCTACTGGCTGCGAAAAGCAGCACTGTGGCGATATCCAGTTGAAAGGAAGGAACAATCAGATCGACACGGCAACACATAAACCTGTACACTCGATCAACCTCGCCGATACTGCCATCGCGTATAGCGCCTCCCGTAGGAGCCTATCCGATATT is a genomic window of Candidatus Nitrospira kreftii containing:
- a CDS encoding hypothetical protein (conserved protein of unknown function) codes for the protein MPINLESLARPVVKALISYRYHHHHRTVAKRILNVLEKVKGPLPQTVVRQCDDYAGDVFGNRHFAVWLYVYSAVAGCFKEGWIPDNYYGSVVVPKLKGVYGKVSCLKSLHSTIFSHDSFPDILSYANGLFLDTQYRVLHPDSIKDKLFLGRKKVVFKLDSSEQGKGVFFFNRESFDLDLVYKLGNGLFQECIKQHEVFQEFAKESVATLRMTTVMADDGTASLRACYLRLGTGADTHVQSQSSMRIPIDIKSGAFSEVGFTPDWLEVDHHPTSKVKFQGKVVPRYDESLKLVTSLHRRVPYARCIGWDVTLNDEANVKIMEWNAEHNGIKFTEATQGPCFSDLNWERLKD
- a CDS encoding Alginate O-acetyltransferase, whose amino-acid sequence is MLFNSIDFILFFVVVTGMYFALPHRFRWLLLLAASCFFYMAFVPIYILILFTAIIIDYFAAIWIENTEDSHKKTLYLQMSIASVCGILFVFKYFNFFNQNIAILAKTINWNYPIESLQIILPIGLSFHTFQSLSYVLEVYHGRQRAERHFGIYSLYVMYFPQLVAGPIERPQNMLHQFHERKHFDWSHFGDGLSLILWGLFKKVVVADNLALYVDTVYNSSSLHTGTSLLFATYFFAFQIYSDFSGYSDIARGVSHIYGIELMKNFETPYFSKSIPEFWSRWHISLSTWFRDYVYIPMGGNRVSPSKNIFNLLAVFLLSGFWHGASWTFVIWGGLHGLYVIAYRLIGCDTRCQSAEKHQFKSYPLVQFFKLILTFHLVLLAWVFFRAENIATAMLIIKKIALDHGPLFRAPTNFPQAMFVTGLLLALDWVNRKIDYWDNTSSFSLSFRTAYAVGLFFAIVIFGMESGSQFIYFQF
- a CDS encoding putative Asparagine synthase, with protein sequence MATNPDDHSVFRPERLNPLSLFHRPTYRGTDGVWRDNLKTSAQCEQQLTWDLGALLSTMSLGYALGNRTLFRELSRRPWLADETQTGDFQEQPIPPHGREWAFPEKIAERLYELLQLELEQTCHGYQKLVLLLSGGLDSRIVAGVVRHLLDQGRIKGQVTAVTWGMLNSRDVVLGREVAEALKFDWQHVELGFEHLEENIELCRQQLCASVSPIHLHRMKFIMESFVSDTMVLAGSYGDSIGRGEYSGRTLLELLPLRPFNFLGLMRPELAQQARTECERDLEYLRQRAGSQPEYVHLEHQQQGHYMRGLIGQAMSMIHHHAPVYQAFTHPNVYSYMWSVHPAARTDDVYRCLLRILGRKVASIPWARTNVALDGSRKDCPTTLPNFHDYQDWTRRLVERQLGSYGRERFITEFMILDFLDHNKFMEFVDRLINPDISFKALGNAPIGVFLWLESLRRVATDLQPILRRTVSITEESRRSAKRVARLDRTRIRTFVSSFPSIRNATRKLRRYWLRKAALWRYPVERKEQSDRHGNT
- a CDS encoding Integrase, whose protein sequence is MDGTRRWRDNVFVERLWRSLKYKEASLYAYETVHEAQERLAWYLTFHNQIPPHCALDEHAPDRVCWKNQPACPTAA